Genomic window (uncultured Methanobrevibacter sp.):
TCACCATCAGCACCCAGCGATATTGCATACCTCTCATATTTAATGAGAGAAGATTACGACTTGGATGACTATGGAGATTTCCTGGAAGTCCATCCAACAACAGATGCAAATTTTAGAACAATAAAATATATGTGGTTATAATACCACTATTCTAATTTTTTTAACATTCTGTCCGCCAAATCATCAGCGGCTTCAGAGCAGAGCTTACCATATTTGACAGCATTTTGTTTTAGGGAATCCATATTCTCGAATGCCTCGTTTATGCTTTTGCAAACATCTTCAACTTCAGATTCGATAATTGCCCCTTTAAACACTCCTGCCATATTCTGGTATCTTCCCCATTTTACTTTAGTCAAAGCGATAATCGGAGTTCTTGCAACTAAAGCCTCTTCTAGAGAAACACCATCATCAGTCAACACAGCCAAATCAGCATATCTGAATAAATCATTAATCCATGTGATGTAGCCTGCATAAATGATTTTTTCTTCATCAATCAAATCCATATATTCATCATGAAGCGGAAGTCCAACCAAAACAAGATTATACTTATCGCCAAACTCTTTTAAAGTCAAATCCATCGCACGAATAGTTCCTTTAAAAATTGATGATCCTGAAGAAAATAAAATGGTTTTTTTGTTTTCATCAAAATTAGGAAATTCCTTAAGCTTTTCAAAAGCAACCTCAGCATCTCCCCCATCAACATCTTTAGACAAAGGATAGAACGCCTTGTCCATATTTTCAGGTAATTCATCCCATCTGAATTTATCCAATTCTGGCAAAATATAACATTGATTGAATTTTGGACAAAATGATGAATCGAGAGGTGTTGAAATTAAAGAAAATGTTGGCTTTCGTGCAAATTTACCTCCAAGTGATGCTACAATAGCTCCACCACCCAAAACACCAACTACAAAATCAACTTTTAATTTTTTAATAAGGTTTCGGGCTTTGAATGTTGCAACAACTAATTTGGCCGCTCCTTTTGCAGCGGATAATTTTGTTGCAGAATGTCCGCCAGCATGAGGGACTGAAATCTTATGCCAATTATAGCCATGTTTTTCAAAAAGAGTTCCATGAGCAGATGCATCCAATGCTATTTCACAGGTAACCCCCCTTCTTTCAAGAGCGTTCATTGCATTGAGAGCAGTCATTGCATCTCCACCCAATCCCCTACCAGTAACAATGAATAATGCCTTCATAATTTATCTCCTTAACATTATTCTTGGTTTAACATCATCGTTATGATAATCTGGATGGCGTCTTGCATAAGGATTGTATAATAATCTTCTAAATCCTAATGAAATTAATAACGGGCTTGTAACAGGATATTGATTTTCTTTTAAAACATATTTCCTAACCAAATCTCCTAATCCTCCGCCGGTTAAGACATCCATGAAATAATCTCCAAAAGTAGGATTGATTAAACCTAACCTTTGTCTGAAGAATACTTTTAAGGTATTGCGTCTTACAAATGCTATTAATGCTGTAGTGATTAGGAACAATAACAACAGCCACCAGAATCCGCC
Coding sequences:
- a CDS encoding glycosyltransferase, encoding MKALFIVTGRGLGGDAMTALNAMNALERRGVTCEIALDASAHGTLFEKHGYNWHKISVPHAGGHSATKLSAAKGAAKLVVATFKARNLIKKLKVDFVVGVLGGGAIVASLGGKFARKPTFSLISTPLDSSFCPKFNQCYILPELDKFRWDELPENMDKAFYPLSKDVDGGDAEVAFEKLKEFPNFDENKKTILFSSGSSIFKGTIRAMDLTLKEFGDKYNLVLVGLPLHDEYMDLIDEEKIIYAGYITWINDLFRYADLAVLTDDGVSLEEALVARTPIIALTKVKWGRYQNMAGVFKGAIIESEVEDVCKSINEAFENMDSLKQNAVKYGKLCSEAADDLADRMLKKLE